A genomic segment from Capra hircus breed San Clemente chromosome 7, ASM170441v1, whole genome shotgun sequence encodes:
- the TMPRSS9 gene encoding transmembrane protease serine 9 — MEPTASDLRLVPGAAKDVLAADAMCCRMALSTVMATSIILVTLGVLVASLSTQGVDVEHTAELRGIRFAPSLQQETSEYYRTLTPALEMLLHFLLLALWTPSPGLEEQLLQRGLHARLQGPGIPLASYGTIVSAQLTGSQKGPLSERDLKSGRCPGNAFSCGNSQCVTKMNPECDDTADCSDGSDEAHCDCGLQPGWKTAGRIVGGVEASPGEFPWQVSLRENNEHFCGAAIISARWLVSAAHCFNEFQDSPEWVAYVGTTYLSGSEGSTVRARVARIITHPSYNSDTADFDVAVLELGRPLPFSRHVQPVCLPAASHVFPPRKKCLISGWGYLKEDFLVKPEMLQKATVELLDQALCASLYGHSLTDRMVCAGYLDGKVDSCQGDSGGPLVCEESSGRFFLAGIVSWGIGCAEAQRPGVYARVTSLRDWILETIAAASKPPAPTVALTSTTLSTAWPTSPKSLVTDTLTKPTLAPNAVPLDLATASKPQECGARPALEKPTRIVGGLGASLGEVPWQVSLKEGSRHFCGATVVGDRWLLSAAHCFNHTKVELVRAQLGTASLSGVGGSPVKVGLRRVVLHPQYNPSILDFDVAVLELARPLVFNKYVQPVCLPLAIQKFPVGRKCVISGWGNTQEGNATKPDLLQRASVGIIDHKACSALYNFSLTDRMICAGFLEGKVDSCQGDSGGPLACEETPGVFYLAGIVSWGIGCAQVKKPGVYTRITRLKGWILATMSSHSLPTAPLPTTRMPTSSHTRTTAGLTVPGVTASTPTPQATIRVTSQPANRTTAAATSTPRGQTPLPPTPKTTVGAQLPDCGLAPAAALTRIVGGSAAGRGEWPWQVSLWLRRREHRCGAVLVAERWLLSAAHCFDVYGDPKQWAAFLGTPFLSGADGQLERVARIHKHPFYNLYTLDYDVALLELVGPVRRSRLVRPICLPEPAPRPPDGARCVITGWGSVREGGSMARQLQKAAVRLLSEQTCRRFYPVQISSRMLCAGFPQGGVDSCSGDAGGPLACREPSGRWVLTGVTSWGYGCGRPQFPGVYTRVAAVRGWIGQNIQE; from the exons ATGGAGCCCACTGCCAGTGACTTACGGCTGGTGCCTGGAGCCGCCAAGGACGTCCTGGCTGCAGATGCCATGTGCTGCCGGATGGCCCTCTCCACTGTCATGGCCACCAGCATCATCCTCGTCACCCTGGGAGTTCTTGTGG CCTCCCTCTCCACACAGGGCGTCGACGTAGAGCACACGGCTGAGCTGCGTGGGATCCGGTTTGCCCCCAGCTTGCAGCAGGAGACCTCAGAGTACTACCGCACGCTCACGCCCGCTCTGGAAATGCT GCTGCACTTTCTGCTGCTGGCCCTGTGGACGCCGAGCCCAGGCCTGGAGGAGCAGCTATTGCAGCGGGGACTTCATGCAAGGCTGCAGGGCCCTGGCATCCCCCTGGCCTCCTATGGCACCATTGTGTCTGCCCAGCTCACAG GAAGCCAGAAGGGGCCACTGTCAGAAAGAGACTTAAAGTCAG GCCGCTGTCCAGGGAATGCCTTTTCCTGCGGGAACAGCCAGTGCGTGACCAAGATGAACCCAGAGTGCGATGACACAGCGGACTGCTCCGACGGCTCCGACGAGGCCCACTGCG ACTGTGGCTTGCAGCCTGGCTGGAAGACAGCTGGCAGGATTGTGGGTGGTGTGGAAGCGTCCCCAGGGGAGTTCCCTTGGCAAGTCAGCCTCCGTGAAAACAACGAACACTTCTGTGGGGCCGCCATCATCAGCGCCAGGTGGCTGGTGTCTGCTGCCCACTGCTTCAACGA ATTCCAGGACTCCCCGGAGTGGGTGGCTTACGTGGGCACCACCTACCTCAGCGGCTCAGAGGGCAGCACAGTGCGGGCCCGCGTGGCCCGGATCATCACACACCCATCCTACAACTCGGACACAGCTGACTTCGACGTGGCGGTGCTGGAGCTGGGCAGACCCCTGCCCTTCAGCCGGCACGTGCAGCCCGTGTGCCTGCCGGCCGCCTCGCACGTCTTCCCACCAAGGAAGAAGTGCCTCATCTCAGGCTGGGGCTACCTCAAGGAGGACTTCT TGGTCAAGCCGGAAATGCTGCAGAAGGCCACTGTGGAGCTGCTGGACCAGGCCCTGTGCGCCAGCCTATACGGCCACTCACTCACCGACAGGATGGTGTGTGCTGGCTACCTGGACGGGAAGGTGGATTCCTGCCAG GGTGACTCAGGGGGCCCCCTGGTCTGCGAGGAGTCCTCTGGCAGGTTCTTCCTGGCCGGCATCGTGAGCTGGGGAATCGGCTGTGCGGAAGCCCAGCGTCCAGGGGTCTACGCCCGAGTGACCAGTCTGCGGGACTGGATCCTGGAGACCATTGCTGCTGCAAGCAAGCCTCCAGCCCCCACGGTGGCACTCACCTCCACCACCCTCAGCACTGCCTGGCCCACCAGCCCCAAGAGCCTGGTGACTGACACCCTCACCAAACCCACACTGGCCCCTAATGCTGTGCCTCTCGACTTGGCCACCGCTTCTAAGCCACAAG AGTGTGGGGCCAGGCCGGCGCTGGAGAAGCCCACCCGGATCGTGGGGGGGCTTGGGGCCTCCTTGGGGGAGGTGCCCTGGCAGGTCAGCCTGAAGGAGGGCTCGCGGCACTTCTGTGGAGCCACTGTGGTGGGGGACCGCTGGCTGCTGTCTGCCGCCCACTGCTTCAACCA CACGAAGGTGGAGCTGGTGCGGGCCCAGCTGGGCACCGCGTCCCTGTCGGGCGTTGGTGGGAGCCCCGTGAAGGTGGGGCTCAGGCGGGTGGTGCTGCACCCCCAGTACAACCCCAGCATCCTGGACTTCGACGTGGCCGTGCTGGAGCTGGCCAGGCCTTTGGTCTTCAACAAGTATGTGCAGCCCGTCTGCCTGCCGCTGGCCATCCAGAAGTTCCCTGTGGGCCGCAAGTGTGTGATCTCCGGGTGGGGCAACACCCAAGAGGGCAACG CCACCAAGCCTGACCTTCTGCAGCGGGCGTCTGTGGGCATCATAGACCACAAGGCGTGTAGCGCCCTCTACAACTTCTCGCTCACAGACAGGATGATCTGCGCCGGCTTCCTGGAGGGCAAGGTGGACTCCTGCCAG GGTGACTCTGGGGGACCCCTGGCCTGTGAGGAGACACCCGGTGTGTTTTATCTGGCTGGGATCGTGAGCTGGGGCATCGGCTGTGCACAGGTCAAGAAGCCGGGCGTGTATACCCGCATCACCAGGCTCAAGGGCTGGATCCTGGCCACCATGTCCTCCCACTCGCTCCCCACAGCCCCGCTGCCCACCACAAGGATGCCCACCAGCAGTCACACCAGGACGACAGCAGGCCTCACAGTCCCGGGAGTCACGGCCAGCACACCCACTCCCCAGGCCACCATCAGGGTGACCAGTCAACCTGCCAACAGGACCACCGCTGCTGCGACCTCCACTCCTAGGGGCCAGACACCACTGCCCCCAACTCCAAAGACCACGGTGGGCGCCCAGCTACCAG acTGCGGCCTGGCGCCGGCTGCGGCGCTGACCCGGATCGTGGGCGGCAGCGCTGCGGGCCGCGGGGAGTGGCCGTGGCAGGTGAGCCTGTGGCTGCGGCGGCGGGAGCACCGCTGCGGGGCTGTGCTGGTGGCGGAGAGGTGGCTGCTGTCGGCGGCGCACTGCTTCGACGT CTACGGGGACCCCAAGCAGTGGGCAGCCTTCCTGGGCACGCCGTTCCTGAGTGGCGCTGACGGGCAGCTGGAGCGTGTGGCGCGCATCCACAAGCACCCCTTCTATAACCTCTACACCCTCGACTACGACGTGGCACTGCTCGAGCTAGTGGGGCCAGTACGCCGCAGCCGCCTGGTGCGGCCCATCTGCCTGCCTGAGCCTGCCCCGCGGCCCCCCGACGGCGCGCGCTGCGTCATCACAGGCTGGGGCTCCGTGCGCGAGGGAG GCTCGATGGCCAGGCAGCTGCAGAAGGCGGCCGTGCGCCTCCTCAGCGAGCAGACCTGCCGCCGCTTCTACCCGGTACAGATCAGCAGCCGCATGCTGTGCGCCGGGTTCCCGCAGGGAGGCGTGGACAGCTGCTCG GGTGACGCGGGGGGACCCCTGGCCTGCAGGGAGCCCTCCGGCCGCTGGGTGCTAACTGGGGTCACCAGCTGGGGTTACGGCTGTGGGCGGCCCCAGTTCCCGGGCGTGTATACCCGGGTGGCTGCTGTCAGAGGCTGGATCGGGCAGAACATCCAGGAGTGA